A stretch of Nilaparvata lugens isolate BPH chromosome 12, ASM1435652v1, whole genome shotgun sequence DNA encodes these proteins:
- the LOC111057436 gene encoding vicilin-like seed storage protein At2g18540: MREEEKRRKAEEKQRKAEEKKRYEEERNRLREEEKRRKEEEKRRKEEEKKRLEEQRQRIEQEEKRERERRLEEEENRRKEEEERQRKEHERLQKEKLRLLEEEYRRKEEEKKRLEEQRQRIEQEEKRERERRLEEEENRRKEEEERQRKEHERLQKEKLRLLEEEYRRNQEEKYRREREEQRERERRKKEEEQRLERERERLEKERYRILMEELRRKEEEKYRKHHNSKESNSHSDEEDEAPCPFSKKPPGNPPPSPPPPPPPPPPPPPKKPCGCKKCPTPPCKAGTCDKPPCNNPKPPNPYEQPPPPPPQPENPPANEYPPPPPDYEPPPPPPLLLHHHHLLLLHHHHLLHHHHLLLHHLLHHHHLLHHH, translated from the exons atgagagaggaggagaagcGTAGAAAGGCTGAGGAGAAACAAAGAAAGGCGGAGGAGAAAAAAAGATATGAAGAGGAGAGAAACCGTTTAAGGGAGGAGGAGAAGCgtagaaaggaggaggagaagcgtagaaaggaagaggagaagaagagactGGAAGAGCAGAGACAAAGGATAGAACAGGAGGAAAAGCGGGAAAGGGAGCGTAGattggaggaggaagaaaatagacgaaaggaggaagaagagagacagagaaaggaACATGAAAGATTGCAAAAAGAGAAATTGCGTTTATTGGAGGAGGAGTACCgtagaaaggaggaggagaagaagagactGGAAGAGCAAAGACAAAGGATAGAACAGGAGGAAAAGCGGGAAAGGGAGCGTAGattggaggaggaagaaaatagacgaaaggaggaagaagagagacagagaaaggaACATGAAAGATTGCAAAAAGAGAAATTGCGTTTATTGGAGGAGGAGTACCGTAGAAACCAGGAAGAGAAATATAGAAGGGAAAGAGAGGAACAGCGGGAGAGAGAGCgaagaaagaaggaggaggaacaAAGATtggagagggaaagagagagattagaaAAGGAGAGGTATCGTATATTGATGGAGGAGTTACGCagaaaggaggaggaaaaatatAGAAAGCACCATAATAGTAAAGAATCTAACAGTCATTCAGATGAG GAGGACGAAGCCCCTTGCCCCTTCAGCAAGAAACCACCAGGTaatcctcctccttcccctcctccacctcctcctccaccaccaccgcCCCCTCCGAAAAAACCTTGTGGCTGCAAGAAATGTCCTACACCACCCTGCAAGGCCGGAACATGTGATAAACCACCATGTAATAATCCTAAACCACCTAATCCTTATGaacaacctcctcctcctcctccacaaccCGAAAATCCTCCAGCAAACGAAtatcctcctccaccacccGATTATgaaccacctcctcctccacccctcctcctccaccaccaccacctcctcctcctccaccaccaccacctcctccaccaccaccacctcctcctccaccacctcctccaccaccaccacctcctccaccaccac